In one Mauremys mutica isolate MM-2020 ecotype Southern chromosome 3, ASM2049712v1, whole genome shotgun sequence genomic region, the following are encoded:
- the STX11 gene encoding syntaxin-11 isoform X2 translates to MKDRLSELYELARLYNQQFPNNEDDESLPHETLLFETDYALAALYKDIQSIRTDNLHLKEDVRRLGKQNNRFLTSMRRLSSIKRDTNSIAKDIKARGEGIHRKLQTMKDFNEDAETKHGTMSVITRVSKNHYVDLMHAFQEAMFEYNEAEMNQRENCKIRIQRQLEIMGKDVSGNQIEDMIEQGKWDVFSENLLSDVRGARAALNEIETRHKELMKLETRIREVHELFLQVALLVEQQADTFDIIQLNVEKVEDYVGEAKCQVRKALEYRRKHPCRTLLCCCFSCCKR, encoded by the coding sequence ATGAAAGACCGGTTAAGTGAACTGTATGAGTTAGCTAGGCTTTATAACCAACAGTTTCCTAACAATGAGGATGATGAGAGTTTACCTCATGAAACCCTCCTGTTTGAGACTGATTATGCCCTTGCAGCTCTTTACAAAGATATCCAGAGTATCAGAACAGACAACCTCCACCTGAAAGAGGATGTCAGACGGCTAGGTAAACAAAATAATCGCTTTCTTACCTCCATGCGGCGTCTTAGTAGTATCAAACGAGATACTAACAGCATCGCCAAAGACATCAAGGCCCGTGGAGAAGGCATCCACAGGAAACTCCAGACAATGAAAGACTTCAACGAAGATGCAGAAACAAAACATGGCACGATGTCTGTCATAACCCGTGTATCGAAGAATCACTATGTTGACCTCATGCATGCCTTTCAGGAAGCCATGTTTGAGTACAATGAGGCAGAGATGAACCAGCGGGAGAACTGCAAGATTCGGATCCAGAGACAGCTGGAGATCATGGGCAAGGATGTTTCTGGAAACCAGATTGAAGACATGATCGAGCAAGGCAAGTGGGACGTTTTCTCTGAGAATCTCCTGTCTGATGTCAGAGGGGCTCGTGCAGCGTTGAATGAGATAGAGACGCGACACAAAGAGTTGATGAAGTTGGAGACTCGCATCAGGGAGGTCCATGAGCTCTTTCTGCAGGTGGCACTACTGGTGGAGCAACAGGCTGACACCTTTGACATCATTCAACTGAATGTGGAAAAAGTTGAGGACTATGTCGGAGAGGCTAAATGTCAGGTGAGGAAAGCTCTGGAATACAGGAGGAAACACCCTTGTCGAACACTCCTCTGCTGTTGCTTTTCATGCTGCAAAAGATGA